DNA from Leishmania braziliensis MHOM/BR/75/M2904 complete genome, chromosome 21:
TTCATCAAGAGGCAAGAGTGGTTGTGgggatggtggtgggggtgagTCGATGCTGACCCGccactcttcttcccttcaACACGGCCTGTGAGAAGGGCgcgagagggtgaggggggaggttgGATGGAGAAGCACGCAACACCTGCATCGATGGAGGCCGCGACGTCCTCCAtaccgcctctctctttctcagaCGCTTTATCTCTGCTGCTTTCAGCTCCAGAACAAGTACGAGACACAAAACACACACCTACATACGCACGTGGGTGTGTAACTCACGACGAGAAGACCACAAACCCGCCAGTCTTCGAGAGTCAAGTGAACTGTTATTACTGCTGCTGACACTGTTGATGCTGATGCCGCATCAACAACTTCTCTTCCcgtttctccctctctatgCGTCTCTTCGATGTGgtgaaaggaaaaaaaaacgtggAAGGTGTCCGCATATTCATAAGCTCGACGCACCAGTCGCACGCACTCACACATACCTGTCCTGTGTGTTGCTGTCGCACCTCATCCCTCAAGAGTGTGCGACTCGCAGAGATCTTCTCGAGCCTGGGCATCATTCTCTCTTTATGATTTctccgtgcagcagcaccgaaacacgtcggcgcactgctgctaGGGCAGTACAGAGGAAAGCTTGCCAAATAATGCTCCGTCTCTCGCTTCGCCATCTCGCCGCTTCCACTGGTGGCTTCTCGTCTGCCGCGTTTatcggcgacgacggcggtaCTTACAACAGACTTAAGAATGAGCAGGAGCGACTGATGCACGATCATCAGCAAGAGCGCGCGGAGGTGCAAGAGCAACAGTACCATcacagaggaggtggcgcccaGGACGCCGGCACTTCAGCTTCTGCTTCGATGTCATCCTCGTTCTCCTGGGATGAGACGTGCTCTCCAACTGGCTTTCATGGCAcaaagggcagcagcagcagcagcggtggcagtagTGGCAGCGGTACCACCTCCCATGGTACCGCAGCCGAAGAACCCCTTGAGCGACCGACGATTGACACCTACCGCGCCATGACGGACAGTGAGCTCATCGAGACACTGCGGACCCGCGACGCGCAGATTCATCACCTGCGTGCCATCTACGAGACCTTTCACTACGAAGCAGACAGGCATCTCCGCAAGATGATCTTCGACTACCACGATAAGACGATGCAGCTGTCGCAAGTGCACGGGCGCATGCAGCAGGCCTCGCTGGAGATCAACCGCGCGGCCCTTTCGAAGATGCGTGATCAGCAGGATATGATGACACGTGACAAGCGCATCATCTTCACAATTTGCACGCTGTGGACGCTGATCTTCTGGGTGTGGGTACGTCGCCACTACGTGAAGCGGCGTGAGCTGGAGCGGGAGCCGCTTGAGGGGCGGGAGTGGGCTCAGATGAGCCCCTCCATCACCGGCGCCGGAAGCTACAACGACAACTTTTTTGGCAGCAACAAGCGCAATGCGCGTTTTAGGGAGACGGCGTGGGAGCGGGAGCTGCGGGAGCGTCGTGAGGCGCAAGACCtccgagagcagcagcgcaccctTCTTCAGAATCAAACGGAGCTGCAGAAGGCcgtggcagcgcagcgggcgcagcagcagccggatCGGAGGAGTGACTCTTGATGAAtgcaggagggggagagagatgcatGTCTATAATAAGTGAAGGGACGAATGATAGCGGTCTCTTACGCTTTCCCTACGCACTTCTTCTCtgtgctcttcctccactgACTGTATTGCAGTTCTTCTCGCACTTCGATCTCTACCCCCCTGACCCCCGGCagatgtgcgtgcgtgcgcgtttGTCCTCTTTGCTGCTTTGAAGTGAGAGGTGGGAGAAACATCctaaagagagaagaggaagtggAGGTACgtgaggtgaagaagagaacgCCCACTTGCGGAGTGTGAGGAGTTGTCTCAAGCTAAGTCAGCGTCCCCCGCTCTCCGGCGGTGACAAAGGtcgaggaaggagggagacaaTAAAAAGGATGGCTCGCAACCCCCCGCTCTGCAGACAGCGCGTGCTTTACAGGAGGCGTGTGCGACGCTGCATcgaaggtgtgtgtgtgtgtgtgtgttgatgTGATGCTACCTCATCTGTCATTGTCTTCGCTGCCATGGCCAGACAAGGGAGttcacgtgtgcgtgcgcccatatatatatatatatatatatatatatatatgcaaATCCCGCACTGCAGCGGCTCAATGACtttggtctctctctccttctccccaccactctctcacccccccccccccggtaCAGCAGCATCCGTCACGCATCGggcccccctttctcttcacctTTACTATTCTCCATGAGCGGCTGGACCAAGTCCCCCTTCGGCCCTGCTGGTGCGGCGGGACCGCGCAGCTACCCGATGTCAGCCCGCACGGTCATCACGCAGGAGCAGGTGTGGGCAGCCACGGCGCAGTGCGCCAAGACGATTGCGCAAGACTACGAAAAGTTCAAGTTAGCCCCAGAGAACCCGCTCTACCTGCTGTGCGTGCTGAAGGGCAGCTTCATCTTCACAGCTGACCTCGCCCGCTTTCTCGCCGACGAGGGTGTTCCGGTGCGGGTGGAGTTCATTTGTGCCAGCTCGTATGGCGAAGGCGTGGAAACATCTGGCCAGGTGCGCATGCTCCTTGACGTGCGCGACTCCGTGGAGGATCGCCATATTTTGATTGT
Protein-coding regions in this window:
- the HGPRT gene encoding hypoxanthine-guanine phosphoribosyltransferase, with amino-acid sequence MSGWTKSPFGPAGAAGPRSYPMSARTVITQEQVWAATAQCAKTIAQDYEKFKLAPENPLYLLCVLKGSFIFTADLARFLADEGVPVRVEFICASSYGEGVETSGQVRMLLDVRDSVEDRHILIVEDIVDSAITLQYLMRFMLAKRPASLKTVVLLDKPSRRKVKLLVDYPIIRVPDVFVIGYGMDFAESYRELRDVCELKKEYYLKPTSKL